Proteins co-encoded in one Cytophaga hutchinsonii ATCC 33406 genomic window:
- a CDS encoding gliding motility-associated C-terminal domain-containing protein, whose amino-acid sequence MKRNTTYSIYTCSNALLNTLKVSLLLGALLCSLTAQAQTKTVEHDVVFETDSMQSMWGPGEGFNINRTTNFFDRFESSYPFDTRPGSIFSVAGFKFGAGIWGRFAFGIGPLAFKVSGFEGGGVGVKYPIKTSLVLPEDSTFNAGETVTIKTDYTVQEDFELNTAYPATGEVSLDMPIMFDMKVGIDVCLFECFSIRIFPPDFAGDAIPDPLVDINWVILKVNKDEITYPCLNIPPVCSIDIPEGSTSGTLPASSPLSGSVKIPHVETTASKEGKDLVASGGDPYLIPSLDIIQLLSFAPPPIGTFFGILSSGLQIPPGGIRDFGGTRRFIGLNWTLFTMNLNMPVSQSQQFRFHPTVNLKLRLPVDVRYVYTDIKEGNIVEGTDSIIDVPLGADLKIQYPCNMSHMDMHASYVISTNEFSNRTYDHVDVELVFTAFEFGIEFPDFDIIPRFCISIPVVGDLCFQLTVPGFEISIGPLVQPPPVHLAGFDLPDYVNRTWELEGFSEQYITEPFRLVPRKIKTTVAVSNALCFGTATGGASFDVTGVTAPVAYQWSTGSTSKDLSAAPAGRQYVIATDVNQCRVHADALISQPDPIRTAIAASNLVCYNDFTGTASVTASGGIPSYTYAWTNGQTSAAPTGLPAGKHVVTITDANGCKQSDSVLLAQPPDIRAVILNAVNPTCFGKADGSVSLDISGGVQPYFYQWTNGAFDKDIRLLSGGTYAVNMRDANGCTRDLSATLVEPSQLLPTLSVLSDVACLGGRNGSILADVSGGTQPYRYTWKNADLELSAVSNLISSLPAGVYSLTVQDKNNCTADSYIEITAPQFILESSVTKTDLSCANGTDGTAQVAVTGGTSPYLISWSNGASGTSASDLAAGTYTINILDSKGCATVNKAVIASPSGMLVTISVKDISCADQQDGELQAAVTKGTPPYTYLWSNGSAEPSLKDLAAGIYTLTVTDKKSCTHTADATVAAGNGDCLFIPDAFSPNNDGVNDRWVLRNIRLYPNNTMQVFNQWGQQLYSASPYLEPWDGRHNGNLLPPATYYYIFSKGDGSASVTSPLTIIK is encoded by the coding sequence ATGAAGCGGAATACAACATATAGTATTTATACCTGCAGTAATGCGTTACTGAACACGCTGAAAGTGTCTCTGCTTTTGGGTGCGCTGCTGTGCAGCCTGACTGCGCAGGCACAAACCAAAACGGTTGAGCACGATGTAGTCTTTGAAACCGATTCCATGCAATCGATGTGGGGGCCGGGCGAAGGATTTAACATTAACCGCACGACAAATTTTTTCGATCGTTTTGAAAGTTCGTATCCGTTTGATACGCGCCCGGGCTCCATCTTTTCTGTTGCCGGTTTTAAATTCGGTGCGGGTATCTGGGGCAGATTTGCGTTTGGTATCGGCCCGCTGGCCTTTAAAGTAAGCGGTTTCGAAGGCGGCGGTGTTGGTGTCAAATACCCCATCAAAACCAGCCTCGTACTTCCGGAGGACTCTACGTTTAATGCCGGTGAAACCGTTACCATAAAGACGGATTATACCGTACAGGAAGATTTCGAATTAAATACTGCATACCCGGCTACCGGCGAAGTGAGTCTGGACATGCCGATCATGTTTGACATGAAGGTTGGTATTGACGTCTGCTTGTTTGAATGTTTCAGCATCCGCATCTTCCCGCCTGATTTTGCGGGCGATGCCATTCCGGACCCGCTGGTTGATATAAACTGGGTTATTCTTAAAGTGAATAAAGATGAGATCACCTACCCGTGTCTGAATATTCCGCCTGTATGCAGCATTGACATTCCGGAAGGCTCTACATCCGGTACCTTACCCGCAAGTTCGCCGTTGAGTGGCAGCGTTAAAATTCCGCATGTAGAAACAACGGCATCAAAAGAAGGTAAAGACCTTGTGGCCAGCGGCGGTGACCCATACCTGATCCCAAGCCTGGATATCATTCAGCTGCTCAGCTTTGCGCCCCCGCCGATCGGTACCTTTTTCGGTATCCTCAGTTCTGGCCTGCAGATTCCTCCCGGCGGCATCAGGGACTTTGGCGGTACACGGCGCTTTATCGGCTTAAACTGGACCTTGTTCACGATGAACCTGAACATGCCCGTTTCACAATCTCAGCAGTTCCGCTTCCACCCTACCGTCAACCTCAAGCTGCGGCTGCCCGTGGATGTGCGGTATGTATACACGGATATAAAAGAAGGAAATATTGTTGAAGGAACGGATTCCATCATCGACGTACCGCTTGGTGCCGATCTGAAGATCCAGTATCCTTGCAACATGTCGCACATGGATATGCATGCGAGTTATGTAATCTCTACAAATGAATTTTCCAACCGTACCTACGACCACGTAGATGTTGAACTGGTCTTTACCGCATTTGAATTTGGCATTGAATTTCCGGATTTCGATATTATTCCCCGCTTCTGCATCAGCATTCCGGTGGTAGGCGATCTGTGTTTTCAGCTTACCGTACCAGGCTTTGAAATCAGTATCGGTCCGCTGGTACAGCCGCCGCCGGTGCACCTGGCAGGCTTTGATCTTCCCGATTATGTAAACCGTACCTGGGAACTGGAAGGTTTTTCAGAGCAATATATTACGGAACCCTTCCGGCTTGTACCAAGAAAAATTAAGACAACTGTTGCCGTCAGTAATGCCCTGTGCTTCGGTACAGCCACAGGCGGTGCTTCCTTTGATGTAACCGGCGTCACTGCACCTGTCGCCTATCAGTGGTCTACAGGCAGTACATCTAAAGACCTGAGTGCCGCTCCGGCAGGAAGACAGTATGTTATTGCAACAGATGTAAATCAATGCCGGGTACATGCCGATGCGCTGATCAGTCAGCCGGATCCGATCCGTACCGCAATCGCTGCCTCAAACCTGGTCTGCTATAATGATTTTACCGGAACAGCTTCTGTTACGGCTTCCGGTGGTATTCCTTCCTATACCTATGCATGGACAAACGGACAAACATCTGCTGCTCCAACAGGATTGCCGGCAGGCAAACACGTTGTTACCATAACAGATGCGAACGGATGTAAACAATCCGATTCGGTTCTGCTTGCACAGCCACCGGACATCCGCGCAGTGATTCTGAATGCGGTAAACCCTACCTGTTTCGGAAAAGCAGACGGCTCTGTATCCCTGGATATAAGCGGCGGTGTGCAGCCGTACTTTTATCAGTGGACCAATGGTGCATTCGACAAGGATATACGCCTGCTGTCCGGAGGAACCTATGCCGTAAACATGCGGGATGCAAACGGATGTACGCGTGATCTGAGCGCTACGCTGGTTGAACCTTCACAGCTGCTGCCCACACTTTCAGTATTAAGCGATGTGGCTTGCCTTGGTGGCAGGAATGGAAGCATCCTCGCTGATGTCAGCGGGGGAACACAGCCGTACCGCTATACCTGGAAAAATGCAGACCTGGAATTAAGTGCTGTTTCCAATCTTATCAGCAGTCTGCCGGCAGGGGTTTATTCTCTGACTGTGCAGGATAAAAATAATTGTACGGCAGACAGCTACATTGAAATTACAGCCCCGCAGTTTATACTGGAAAGCAGTGTAACCAAAACAGACCTGAGCTGTGCCAATGGTACGGATGGAACAGCGCAGGTAGCCGTAACCGGCGGCACCTCGCCTTACCTGATCAGCTGGTCAAACGGTGCAAGCGGTACATCCGCTTCTGATCTTGCAGCCGGTACCTATACAATCAATATACTGGATTCTAAAGGATGCGCAACGGTTAACAAAGCAGTGATTGCTTCTCCATCCGGCATGCTTGTTACAATTTCAGTGAAAGACATCTCCTGTGCAGATCAGCAGGACGGAGAACTGCAGGCTGCGGTAACAAAAGGTACGCCGCCGTATACCTATCTGTGGTCAAACGGTTCTGCCGAACCTTCCCTGAAAGACCTTGCTGCCGGCATATATACCCTTACGGTTACAGATAAAAAATCCTGTACACATACCGCGGATGCTACGGTTGCCGCCGGAAACGGAGATTGCCTCTTTATTCCGGATGCCTTCTCTCCCAACAACGACGGTGTAAATGACCGCTGGGTATTACGCAACATCCGGCTTTATCCGAATAACACCATGCAGGTATTCAATCAATGGGGACAGCAGTTATACAGCGCGTCCCCGTATCTCGAACCATGGGACGGCAGGCACAACGGTAACTTATTGCCGCCGGCAACCTATTATTATATTTTCAGCAAAGGTGATGGTTCTGCTTCTGTAACGAGCCCGCTCACTATTATAAAATAA
- a CDS encoding gliding motility-associated C-terminal domain-containing protein, which translates to MKKIFLFVFVLCCMSFYSYADYVPCSFTVAFDKQDVRCHGEKSGSARVRVNIPSGIAYTIEWFDGITTDVHANLPAGTFFVKITDQTGCNANYFVTLAEPDPLAVTADVTDLRCYQTPEGKITLVVTGGTPTYSYQWSNGETSADVAGLAAGNYSVQVEDTKGCIASLSSMVKQPTQLLSSYEVKNVSCFGGSDGTIDLTAFGGFPFYTYTWDDGTQLQDVYNLKAGVHDVTIKDVNGCIKLTSIIVNQPDPITTEKVITDVKCYGFKDGIIDLTVSGGVMPYTFKWSTPEIVLGQTEEDLANIPVGTYYLLIRDFFQCEFYDTMNVKESFLLVTNLDISDAVCYDSSNASIDLTVTGGLPPYSYLWSSGQTTQDISAVHAGIYNVLIDDVNGCTALVQGEIKQPDNLTFGFSVSEVSCKDNDDGSIVMTNSGAVAPYSYSWSNGVDTKDLYDLLGNNYTITVTDAHACPFSATVTVPTNPRACITLITIPNAFSPNGDNTNDVWVIRDSDLYPDIKVKVINQWGETIFSSTGYQEPWDGTYKGHDVSGGTYYYEVNLHSGDDVPFSGTLTVIR; encoded by the coding sequence ATGAAAAAAATCTTTCTGTTCGTATTTGTGTTGTGCTGCATGTCTTTTTATAGCTATGCAGACTATGTCCCGTGCAGCTTCACTGTTGCCTTTGACAAACAAGACGTCAGGTGCCACGGAGAAAAAAGCGGATCGGCCAGGGTTCGTGTAAATATTCCATCCGGCATCGCTTACACTATTGAATGGTTTGACGGTATCACAACCGATGTACACGCCAATCTTCCGGCCGGAACATTTTTTGTTAAGATAACCGACCAGACCGGATGCAACGCCAATTATTTTGTAACACTCGCGGAACCCGATCCGTTGGCCGTCACTGCAGACGTAACAGACCTGCGCTGCTATCAGACACCGGAAGGAAAAATAACACTCGTTGTAACAGGCGGCACACCAACCTATTCCTATCAGTGGAGCAACGGTGAAACATCTGCCGATGTAGCAGGGTTAGCGGCCGGTAACTATTCCGTACAGGTAGAAGATACCAAAGGCTGCATTGCCAGCCTGAGCAGTATGGTTAAACAGCCCACACAATTACTTTCTTCCTATGAAGTAAAAAATGTTTCCTGCTTCGGAGGCAGCGATGGTACCATTGATCTTACTGCTTTCGGAGGTTTTCCCTTCTATACCTATACCTGGGACGACGGCACGCAGCTGCAGGATGTCTATAACCTGAAAGCAGGCGTACACGACGTAACCATTAAAGACGTGAACGGCTGCATAAAGCTTACATCCATCATTGTAAACCAGCCAGACCCCATCACGACAGAAAAAGTTATTACCGATGTAAAATGTTACGGCTTTAAAGACGGCATCATTGACCTCACCGTAAGCGGCGGCGTTATGCCGTATACATTTAAATGGTCTACGCCTGAAATTGTACTCGGGCAAACGGAAGAAGACCTGGCGAACATTCCCGTAGGCACCTACTACCTGCTGATCAGGGATTTTTTTCAATGTGAATTTTACGATACCATGAACGTAAAGGAATCGTTCCTGCTTGTTACCAATCTTGACATTTCAGACGCGGTCTGTTACGACAGTTCCAACGCCAGCATTGACCTTACTGTAACAGGAGGCTTACCTCCGTACTCCTACTTATGGTCAAGCGGACAAACCACACAGGATATTTCTGCGGTGCATGCAGGTATCTATAACGTACTGATTGATGATGTGAACGGCTGTACTGCACTGGTACAGGGCGAAATTAAACAGCCGGATAATCTTACGTTTGGGTTTTCGGTAAGTGAGGTTTCCTGTAAAGACAATGACGACGGAAGTATTGTAATGACCAACAGCGGTGCTGTAGCACCTTACAGCTATTCCTGGTCAAACGGCGTGGATACAAAAGACCTGTATGACCTGCTTGGGAATAATTATACCATAACGGTAACAGATGCACATGCCTGTCCGTTCTCTGCAACCGTTACGGTGCCTACCAACCCGAGAGCCTGTATTACGCTGATCACGATACCCAACGCGTTCTCCCCGAACGGCGACAATACCAATGATGTGTGGGTGATCCGCGATTCGGATCTGTATCCGGATATAAAAGTAAAAGTCATTAACCAATGGGGTGAAACCATTTTCTCTTCTACCGGTTACCAGGAGCCGTGGGACGGTACCTACAAAGGGCATGACGTTTCCGGCGGCACGTATTATTATGAAGTAAATTTACATTCCGGTGATGATGTACCATTCAGCGGAACATTAACGGTTATCCGATAA
- a CDS encoding PorP/SprF family type IX secretion system membrane protein translates to MKRIFSILVVLTLSLNVQAQQWALYSQYMFNQFILNPAVAGSDEKIPVMATVRRQWQGMKDAPVTQSLSAHAYTGQYVGLGLNIFNEVAGPSRRTGLSFSAARHFQVSKASDTWFSFGLSGTFYQFGFDPNKLHFDQPNDPVITTAAITKFIPDAAAGVYLYNSQYYVGFSAQNLAQTPINLFDIADKNYNPASRVFFLSAGYEFVVSENLSIEPSTLVRKVFAAPYQIDLNVKANIVKHFTVGASYRSSDAVVALVGINIPSIFIGYSYDITLNPLKSYSRGTHEIYVTVKLQNALHKNGTHFNNHHNTRGHGHRPAQRNGGKNPYKLPVQ, encoded by the coding sequence ATGAAACGCATATTCAGCATTCTTGTGGTATTGACACTGAGCCTGAACGTACAGGCCCAGCAGTGGGCCTTATACAGCCAGTACATGTTCAATCAGTTTATATTGAACCCGGCTGTTGCAGGCTCAGATGAAAAAATTCCTGTAATGGCAACGGTGCGCCGCCAGTGGCAGGGCATGAAAGATGCCCCGGTTACACAATCCCTTTCCGCACACGCCTACACCGGCCAGTATGTAGGGCTTGGCCTCAACATCTTTAATGAGGTAGCCGGCCCCAGCAGACGCACGGGCTTAAGTTTCTCTGCTGCGCGCCACTTCCAGGTAAGCAAAGCAAGCGATACCTGGTTCTCCTTCGGCCTGTCCGGCACCTTTTACCAATTCGGCTTTGATCCGAACAAGCTGCATTTCGACCAGCCCAATGATCCGGTTATTACTACGGCTGCAATCACGAAATTTATTCCCGATGCAGCTGCCGGTGTGTATTTATACAACTCGCAGTATTATGTCGGATTTTCCGCGCAGAACCTCGCGCAGACACCGATCAACTTATTTGATATCGCGGATAAGAATTACAACCCGGCCAGCCGTGTCTTCTTTTTATCTGCCGGGTATGAATTTGTAGTGAGTGAAAATTTAAGTATTGAACCTTCTACCCTGGTACGTAAAGTATTCGCCGCACCCTATCAGATTGATCTGAATGTTAAAGCAAACATTGTGAAACATTTTACCGTTGGTGCATCGTACAGAAGCAGCGATGCGGTAGTAGCGCTGGTGGGTATTAATATTCCCAGCATCTTTATTGGCTACAGCTATGACATCACACTCAATCCGTTGAAGAGCTACAGCAGGGGAACACATGAAATCTATGTAACCGTTAAGCTGCAGAATGCGCTGCACAAAAACGGCACGCATTTCAACAATCACCACAATACCCGCGGACATGGCCACCGCCCGGCACAACGCAACGGTGGTAAAAACCCGTATAAACTGCCAGTGCAGTAG